A genome region from Triticum aestivum cultivar Chinese Spring chromosome 2B, IWGSC CS RefSeq v2.1, whole genome shotgun sequence includes the following:
- the LOC123043568 gene encoding putative kinase-like protein TMKL1 → MRTTARALPRCLLLLAGFLLLRPVAAAAGDVALVIDKLKPALQGAAAANAQLATWNASTPLCLWRGLRWSTPAGRPLRCDFPGARANLSLAGDAALLLTSIRLPAAALAGRLPPELGAFAALETVYLAANSLSGAIPLELGNAPALSQLDLAGNALSGALPPSIWNLCDRLAELRLHGNALTGAIPAPAGPNDTCDRLRILDLGANRFSGDFPAFLTGFRGLQRLDLGGNRLEGSIPDSLAAMRGLQMLNISYNNFSGQLPPGFASSSFTAESFLGNSPALCGPPLQQPCVSSSGLSSGSVAGMVIGLMAGAVVLASVCIGWAQGRWRRNRVRRAAEEGLETEEGGEGKLVVFQGGEHLTLEEVLNATGQVVEKASYCTVYKAKLADAGGSIELRLLREGSCKDAASCGPAVRRIGRARHENLVPLRAFYQGRRGEKLLVYDYFPHRTLHDLLHGGGGVESRPPLTWPRRHKIALGAARALAYLHEGRHGDAPVVHGNVRSSKVLVDEYFVARVTEYAVVGRLLVPSAAEAVLSAARADGYVAPELQTMKRCAPRTDVYAFGILLLELLMGRKPSPAANGGDDLPALVKAAVLEETAVEVFDPEVAKGVRSPAEEGLVQALKLAMGCCAPVAAARPSMAEVARQLEESRPKASRSALYSPAETRSEAGTPTTAA, encoded by the coding sequence ATGCGCACCACAGCGCGCGCACTGccgcgctgcctcctcctcctcgccggcttcCTCCTGCTCCGCCCCGTCGCGGCGGCCGCCGGCGACGTCGCGCTCGTCATCGACAAGCTGAAGCCGGCGCTGCAGGGCGCGGCCGCCGCCAACGCCCAGCTCGCCACCTGGAACGCCTCCACGCCGCTCTGCCTCTGGCGCGGCCTCCGCTGGTCCACGCCCGCCGGCCGCCCGCTGCGCTGCGACTTCCCCGGCGCGCGGGCCAACCTCTCCCTCGCCGGGGACGCCGCCCTGCTCCTGACATccatccgcctccccgccgccgcgctcgccggcCGCCTCCCGCCCGAGCTCGGCGCCTTCGCGGCCCTCGAGACCGTCTACCTCGCCGCCAACTCGCTCTCTGGCGCCATCCCGCTCGAGCTCGGCAACGCGCCCGCGCTGTCCCAGCTCGACCTCGCCGGCAACGCCCTCTCCGGCGCGCTCCCGCCCTCCATCTGGAACCTCTGCGACCGCCTCGCCGAGCTCCGGCTCCACGGCAATGCTCTCACGGGAGCGATTCCCGCGCCGGCGGGGCCCAACGATACGTGCGACCGTCTCCGGATTCTTGACCTCGGCGCCAACCGCTTCTCCGGCGACTTCCCGGCGTTCCTGACGGGCTTCCGTGGCCTCCAGCGCCTCGACCTCGGCGGCAACCGCCTCGAGGGATCCATACCGGACTCCCTCGCCGCGATGAGAGGCCTCCAGATGCTCAACATTTCGTACAACAACTTCTCCGGTCAGCTGCCTCCGGGCTTCGCGAGCTCGAGCTTCACAGCGGAATCGTTCCTCGGAAACAGCCCGGCGCTGTGCGGCCCACCGTTGCAGCAGCCGTGCGTATCCTCTTCGGGCCTCAGCTCCGGCAGCGTCGCGGGGATGGTCATCGGGCTGATGGCCGGCGCCGTCGTGCTGGCGTCGGTGTGCATCGGGTGGGCGCAGGGGAGGTGGAGGCGGAACAGGGTGAGGCGAGCGGCGGAGGAGGGGCTGGAGACGGAGGAAGGCGGCGAGGGGAAGCTGGTGGTGTTCCAGGGCGGGGAGCACCTGACGCTGGAGGAGGTGCTGAATGCGACGGGGCAGGTGGTGGAGAAAGCGAGCTACTGCACGGTGTACAAGGCGAAGCTGGCGGACGCCGGCGGCAGCATCGAGCTCCGGCTGCTGCGCGAGGGGAGCTGCAAGGACGCGGCGTCGTGCGGGCCGGCCGTGCGGCGCATCGGGCGCGCGCGGCACGAGAACCTGGTGCCGCTCCGGGCCTTCTACCAGGGCCGGCGCGGCGAGAAGCTGCTTGTGTACGATTACTTCCCGCACCGGACGCTCCATGACCTcctccacggcggcggcggcgtcgaaagCAGGCCGCCGCTGACGTGGCCACGGCGGCACAAGATCGCGCTGGGCGCGGCGCGCGCGCTGGCGTACCTGCACGAGGGGCGGCACGGGGACGCGCCGGTGGTGCACGGCAACGTGCGGTCGTCGAAAGTGCTGGTGGACGAATACTTCGTGGCGAGGGTGACCGAGTACGCGGTGGTGGGCAGGCTGCTGGTGCCGTCGGCGGCGGAGGCCGTGCTGTCGGCGGCGAGGGCGGACGGGTACGTGGCCCCGGAGCTGCAGACGATGAAGCGGTGCGCGCCGCGGACGGACGTGTACGCGTTCGGGATACTGCTGCTGGAGCTGCTGATGGGGAGAAAGCCCTCCCCGGCGGCGAACGGGGGCGACGACCTGCCGGCGCTGGTGAAGGCGGCGGTGCTGGAGGAGACGGCCGTGGAGGTGTTCGACCCGGAGGTGGCGAAGGGCGTGCGGAGCCCCGCGGAGGAGGGCCTCGTGCAGGCGCTGAAGCTGGCGATGGGCTGCTgcgcgccggtggcggcggcgcggccgagcatggcggaggtggcgcggcagctcgaggagagccgTCCCAAGGCCAGCAGGTCGGCGCTGTACAGCCCCGCCGAGACGAGGAGCGAGGCCGGCACGCCGACGACCGCCGCCTAG